One Gossypium raimondii isolate GPD5lz chromosome 3, ASM2569854v1, whole genome shotgun sequence genomic window carries:
- the LOC128039990 gene encoding uncharacterized protein LOC128039990: MGKYGVTQRIATTYHPQTNGQVEVSNCEIKFILEKTVKPNRKDWSLRLNDALWAYRTTYKGPIGMSPYRLVFGKPCHLPVELEHKPFWAVKQCNMEMEFAEKSRKLEI; encoded by the coding sequence ATGGGGAAATATGGAGTGACTCAACGAATTGCCACTACTTACCATCCACAAACAAACGGGCAAGTTGAAGTGTCAAACTGTGAAATCAAGTTCATCTTGGAGAAGACTGTTAAACCTAACAGAAAGGATTGGAGCTTGAGACTAAATGACGCACTTTGGGCTTATAGGACAACTTACAAGGGACCAATAGGCATGTCACCTTATCGACTCGTTTTTGGTAAACCGTGCCATCTCCCAGTCGAATTAGAGCACAAGCCATTTTGGGCAGTTAAGCAGTGTAATATGGAGATGGAGTTTGCAGAAAAGTCTCGAAAGTTGGAAATCTAG
- the LOC105764173 gene encoding zinc finger BED domain-containing protein DAYSLEEPER-like: protein MAIKMKEKYDKYWGDIDKMNLLMFVACVLDPRQKLKYLEFALSEMSSPEKACEMMQKLKESLYELFDEYKPPLHNTCSQSSVSTHVSIGEPQQKMKRRMQALYKKRELEICGEDKTSELDKYLAEANEEFVEDFDILLWWKVNSPRFPTLSKIARDMLAIPVSTVASESAFSTGGRVLDQYKSSLTPKIVQALVCTQDWIRRSSSQ, encoded by the coding sequence ATGGCCATCAAGATGAAAGAGAAGTATGATAAGTATTGGGGTGATATTGATAAGATGAATTTGCTTATGTTTGTTGCTTGTGTTTTAGATCCTAGACAAAAACTAAAGTATCTTGAATTTGCACTTAGTGAAATGTCTAGTCCTGAAAAAGCTTGTGAAATGATGCAAAAGTTGAAGGAATCTTTGTATGAATTGTTTGATgagtataagcctccacttcATAATACTTGTAGCCAATCGAGTGTGTCAACACATGTTTCTATTGGTGAAccacaacaaaaaatgaaaaggcgAATGCAAGCTTTGTATAAAAAGCGTGAGTTGGAAATTTGTGGTGAGGATAAAACATCTGAGTTGGATAAGTATCTAGCTGAGGCTAATGAAGAATTTGttgaagattttgatattttattgtggTGGAAAGTGAACAGTCCTAGATTTCCCACTCTTTCAAAAATTGCCAGAGATATGTTAGCTATACCGGTTTCTACGGTTGCTTCAGAGTCTGCATTTAGCACCGGAGGACGTGTGCTTGATCAATATAAGAGttctttaactcctaaaattgtaCAAGCTCTTGTGTGTACTCAAGATTGGATTCGAAGATCATCATCACAATAA